One genomic window of Phoenix dactylifera cultivar Barhee BC4 chromosome 6, palm_55x_up_171113_PBpolish2nd_filt_p, whole genome shotgun sequence includes the following:
- the LOC103707502 gene encoding calcium uniporter protein 2, mitochondrial: MAFGKTLAHRFLNAARSSSAGTLLPPRLRAAEPSSYLRHLLADSSEERGLLRRFLQWRALFQSAERLPLPVGDALADRIRRLNGERLRLEGLAPPPRSQLAASQEEEEEERLSVEEARKVLRAAQMEAARARLRGIQRSCVAYAEFTQICCGVAGVDQGLGVARALDDSGAVIVLGDVVFLRPDLVAKAIENMIPASVPPANNPEIKELKEMEKKKAEIDMKAEAQVRRELWCGLGFLGIQTVGFMRLTFWELSWDVMEPICFFVTSLYFMAGYAFFLRTSRDPSFEGFFESRFAAKQKRLMKAHNFDINKFHELGRAGRIPPSQPLKESSPSSCSSYCDCHSKSTLFGPMH, translated from the exons ATGGCGTTCGGCAAAACCCTGGCTCACCGGTTCCTCAACGCCGCCAGGTCCTCCTCCGCCGGCACCCTCCTCCCTCCCCGCCTCCGCGCCGCCGAGCCGTCCTCTTACCTCCGGCACCTCCTCGCGGACTCCAGCGAGGAGCGGGGGCTCCTCCGCCGGTTCCTCCAGTGGCGGGCCCTCTTCCAGTCGGCGGAGCGGCTCCCCCTCCCGGTCGGCGACGCCCTGGCCGATCGTATCCGGAGGCTGAACGGGGAACGCCTCCGCCTCGAGGGGCTCGCCCCCCCGCCCAGATCCCAGCTGGCAGCgtcgcaggaggaggaggaggaggagcggcTCTCGGTGGAGGAGGCGAGGAAGGTGCTGCGCGCGGCGCAGATGGAGGCGGCGCGGGCGCGGCTGAGGGGGATCCAGAGGAGCTGCGTGGCGTACGCGGAGTTCACCCAGATCTGCTGCGGGGTCGCCGGCGTCGATCAGGGGCTCGGCGTCGCTCGCGCGCTCGACGATTCCGGGGCCGTCATCGTCCTCGGCGACGTCGTTTTCCTCCGTCCCGACCTC GTGGCAAAAGCAATCGAGAACATGATTCCGGCATCGGTGCCCCCTGCGAACAACCCggaaatcaaagagctgaaggaGATGGAGAAGAAAAAGGCGGAGATCGACATGAAGGCCGAGGCCCAGGTGAGGAGGGAGCTCTGGTGCGGGCTGGGCTTCCTGGGGATCCAGACCGTGGGCTTCATGCGGCTGACCTTCTGGGAGCTCTCCTGGGACGTGATGGAGCCCATTTGCTTCTTCGTCACCTCCCTCTACTTCATGGCGGGCTATGCCTTCTTCCTGAGGACCTCCAGGGACCCCTCTTTCGAGGGCTTTTTCGAGAGCCGCTTCGCCGCCAAACAGAAGCGGCTCATGAAGGCCCACAACTTTGATATCAATAAATTCCATGAGCTCGGGAGAGCCGGTCGCATCCCTCCATCGCAGCCTCTCAAAGAGTCCTCTCCCTCATCTTGCTCTTCCTACTGCGATTGTCACAGCAAGAGCACCTTGTTTGGGCCCATGCATTAG